The Caulifigura coniformis genome includes a region encoding these proteins:
- the purE gene encoding 5-(carboxyamino)imidazole ribonucleotide mutase has translation MSNAESPLVGVIMGSRSDWETMQAAAEILTHFGVPHECQVVSAHRMPDRMNEYAKLAEGRGLRVIIAGAGGAAHLPGMVASQTILPVLGVPVQSRALSGLDSLLSIVQMPGGIPVGTLAIGEAGAKNAALLAVRILATERPELRKLLHDYYTKLTQDVLKDSSL, from the coding sequence ATGTCCAACGCCGAATCGCCGCTTGTCGGCGTCATCATGGGCAGCCGCTCCGACTGGGAAACCATGCAGGCTGCTGCCGAGATCCTCACGCACTTTGGCGTGCCGCACGAGTGCCAGGTCGTCTCGGCCCATCGCATGCCCGATCGCATGAACGAATACGCGAAGCTGGCGGAAGGCCGCGGGCTGCGCGTCATCATCGCCGGAGCCGGCGGCGCGGCCCACCTCCCCGGCATGGTCGCCTCCCAGACCATCCTTCCCGTTCTCGGAGTTCCGGTTCAAAGCCGCGCCCTCAGCGGTCTCGATTCGCTGCTGTCGATCGTGCAGATGCCCGGAGGCATCCCTGTGGGAACGCTCGCGATCGGCGAAGCAGGGGCGAAGAACGCGGCCCTCCTGGCCGTCCGCATTCTCGCCACGGAACGGCCCGAACTCCGGAAGCTGCTCCATGACTACTACACGAAGCTGACGCAGGACGTCCTGAAAGACTCGTCCCTATGA
- a CDS encoding 5-(carboxyamino)imidazole ribonucleotide synthase produces MSTILPGATLGVLGSGQLGRMFAIAARRLGYRVEVYSPDQNTPAGEVANHEWVGAYDDFDQLAKFAEAVDVVTLEFENVSVAAVKAIEHFAPVRPGANVLHTAQHRSREKNWLKSQGIPTAPFAIVRSREELADAIDRPGIDGQGILKTASWGYDGKGQVRVRRTDDLAAAWNSLATDEAVLEGIVDFERELSVVGVRGLQGDFRVYGPIHNIHRNHILDVSICPPAVLDVQTRGQAVLLCRQIMEGLDAVGILCVELFVRKNGQLVVNELAPRPHNSGHLTIDAFRSCQFEQQVRAVCGLPLGSTEQLRPAAMANLLGDVWEAPGGPNWTAALGMPNVKLHLYGKAEPRTGRKMGHLTALAETPELAEEMVRKARERLWTKQRD; encoded by the coding sequence ATGAGCACGATTCTTCCCGGCGCGACCCTCGGCGTCCTTGGCAGCGGACAACTCGGGCGGATGTTTGCGATCGCGGCCCGTCGGCTCGGCTATCGGGTCGAGGTCTACTCGCCCGATCAGAACACCCCGGCCGGAGAGGTTGCCAACCACGAGTGGGTCGGCGCCTACGACGACTTCGACCAACTCGCGAAGTTCGCCGAAGCGGTCGACGTCGTCACCCTCGAGTTTGAGAACGTCTCCGTGGCCGCCGTGAAGGCGATCGAACATTTCGCGCCGGTCCGGCCCGGCGCCAACGTGCTGCACACCGCGCAGCACCGCAGCCGCGAGAAGAACTGGCTCAAGTCGCAGGGCATTCCCACGGCCCCCTTCGCCATTGTGCGCTCCCGGGAAGAGCTGGCCGACGCGATCGACCGCCCAGGAATCGATGGCCAGGGCATCCTGAAAACCGCTTCCTGGGGATACGACGGCAAAGGGCAGGTCCGCGTGCGCCGGACGGATGACCTCGCGGCCGCGTGGAACTCGCTGGCCACCGATGAGGCCGTCCTCGAAGGCATCGTCGATTTCGAGCGCGAGCTGTCGGTCGTCGGAGTTCGCGGGCTCCAGGGCGATTTCCGCGTCTACGGACCCATCCACAACATTCATCGCAACCATATTCTCGACGTCTCGATCTGCCCTCCTGCGGTCCTCGACGTTCAGACTCGTGGCCAGGCCGTCCTCCTCTGTCGGCAGATCATGGAAGGGCTCGACGCCGTCGGGATCCTGTGCGTCGAACTGTTCGTCCGGAAAAACGGGCAGCTGGTCGTCAACGAACTGGCCCCGCGGCCGCACAACTCCGGACACCTGACGATTGATGCTTTCCGTTCGTGCCAGTTCGAGCAGCAGGTGCGGGCCGTCTGCGGGTTGCCGCTCGGGTCGACGGAACAGCTTCGTCCTGCGGCGATGGCGAACCTGTTGGGAGACGTCTGGGAAGCCCCCGGCGGTCCCAACTGGACGGCCGCTCTCGGAATGCCCAACGTCAAGCTGCATCTCTACGGCAAGGCCGAGCCGCGGACGGGACGCAAGATGGGGCATTTGACCGCCCTCGCGGAAACGCCGGAACTGGCCGAGGAGATGGTCCGCAAGGCCCGCGAGCGCCTGTGGACGAAGCAACGCGACTGA
- a CDS encoding sulfatase family protein — protein sequence MKLPVWTPVWFLVAVLASLSAAPARAADRPNFLWLIAEDFGPELACYGTKQVFSPNIDALAASGMRYTRAYSTAPVCSASRSAFMTGMYQTTIGAHNHRSHRDDGYQLPAGVKVVTNWFRDAGYFTANVRKLPESFGFKGSGKTDWNFADDGTSFDSDAWNALKEHQPFVAQVNFQETHRQFHAPEKADPALVEIPPYYPDHEITRKDWARYLDAASELDRKVGLILEQLEKDGLAKNTVVVFTADHGQAHVRGKQFCYEEGLHVPLVIRWPPGVAAPEGYQAGTVTDRIVESIDLAPTMLALAGADKPQGMQGQVFLGNKAEPARKYAFGARDRCDETVFRLRTVRDDRYRYIRNFTPERPFLQTNDYKERQYPVWNLLKELHAQGKLTPVQEVLCRPTMPAEELYDLESDPHQIKNLAIFQKPATSEKLTELRGVLEQWIEETNDQGKTLEPPELVAAKGLTKPQDKPKANAKRKK from the coding sequence ATGAAACTTCCCGTGTGGACGCCCGTCTGGTTTCTGGTCGCCGTTCTGGCATCGCTCTCCGCGGCGCCGGCGCGGGCTGCCGACAGGCCGAACTTCCTGTGGCTGATCGCCGAAGACTTCGGACCCGAACTCGCGTGCTACGGCACGAAGCAGGTCTTCAGCCCGAACATCGATGCTCTCGCTGCCTCCGGCATGCGCTACACGCGCGCCTACAGCACGGCGCCGGTTTGCTCCGCCAGCCGGTCGGCCTTCATGACCGGCATGTACCAGACGACCATCGGCGCACACAACCACCGCTCGCACCGCGACGACGGCTACCAGCTTCCCGCCGGCGTGAAAGTTGTCACGAACTGGTTCCGCGACGCCGGCTATTTCACCGCGAATGTTCGCAAGCTGCCGGAGTCTTTCGGATTCAAAGGGAGTGGCAAGACGGACTGGAACTTTGCCGACGACGGCACGTCGTTTGACAGTGATGCATGGAACGCTTTGAAGGAACACCAGCCCTTCGTCGCTCAGGTCAACTTCCAGGAAACGCACCGGCAGTTTCACGCCCCCGAAAAAGCCGATCCGGCGCTCGTCGAAATCCCGCCCTACTATCCCGATCACGAAATCACGCGGAAGGACTGGGCCCGGTACCTCGACGCTGCAAGCGAACTCGATCGGAAAGTCGGATTGATCCTCGAACAGCTCGAAAAGGACGGACTCGCGAAGAATACGGTCGTCGTGTTCACCGCCGATCATGGCCAGGCGCACGTGCGCGGCAAGCAGTTCTGCTACGAGGAAGGGCTGCACGTCCCGCTCGTGATTCGCTGGCCGCCCGGAGTCGCAGCCCCCGAGGGGTATCAGGCCGGAACCGTGACCGACCGGATCGTGGAATCGATCGACCTGGCGCCGACGATGCTCGCCCTGGCCGGGGCCGACAAGCCGCAAGGCATGCAGGGCCAGGTGTTCCTCGGGAATAAGGCCGAGCCGGCGAGGAAGTACGCCTTCGGGGCCCGCGATCGCTGTGACGAAACGGTGTTTCGTCTGCGGACCGTTCGCGACGACCGCTATCGCTACATCCGCAACTTCACCCCCGAGCGGCCCTTCCTCCAGACAAACGACTACAAGGAGCGGCAATATCCCGTGTGGAACCTCCTCAAGGAACTCCACGCCCAGGGCAAACTCACTCCAGTCCAGGAAGTCCTCTGCCGGCCCACCATGCCGGCCGAAGAACTCTACGACCTCGAATCCGATCCGCACCAGATCAAGAACCTGGCCATTTTTCAGAAGCCGGCGACCTCCGAGAAACTGACGGAACTGCGCGGCGTCCTGGAGCAGTGGATCGAAGAGACGAACGACCAGGGCAAAACGCTCGAACCCCCGGAACTCGTCGCCGCGAAAGGCCTGACCAAGCCGCAGGACAAGCCCAAGGCCAATGCGAAACGCAAGAAGTAA
- a CDS encoding carboxylesterase family protein: protein MAVRCVLLLALAIACTGCGGPPSGEQPFLTRTYRTADGSTAHYVLFVPPNRDPAEKLPVILFLNGWGENGNDGLRQISNNFGGDMWRMRAWFPFLAVCPQCTYNAEWTPGSKNAELALGVLDEAIREFNGDPDRVSLTGASTGGTGALNIAVANPDRFAAAFPISTAIHISPQAIPGRPLPIWNFFNAGDSSILVREARTARKRQYEAGMSPLVTEFNQGGHNAWDAAYSSPALYEWLLQQKRGQSDPFAPYRFLAPQKGIAEWTSEEGSHWLADGDEFIAPPGDSRRELTSPAFTGDWAVHVDAQLGPGHAATVALRDAQGGRAELGLVLSSDGFAELTSSGKAAVTIDATAQRALRRGWNDIRLQSSQGRLSVLLNGWRALTDVDLPLAWPVRLSLVKPAGDVRTRFRFLRVSGAMEGANR, encoded by the coding sequence ATGGCTGTGCGTTGCGTCTTACTGCTGGCCCTCGCGATTGCCTGCACGGGTTGCGGGGGCCCTCCGTCGGGCGAACAACCATTCCTGACCCGGACCTACCGCACGGCGGACGGTTCCACCGCACATTATGTGCTGTTCGTTCCACCGAATCGCGATCCGGCCGAGAAGCTGCCGGTCATCCTGTTCCTCAACGGCTGGGGCGAGAACGGAAACGACGGGCTCCGGCAGATCAGCAACAACTTCGGCGGCGACATGTGGCGGATGCGGGCCTGGTTTCCGTTCCTGGCCGTCTGCCCGCAGTGCACCTACAACGCCGAATGGACGCCGGGTTCGAAGAACGCGGAACTGGCGCTCGGGGTTCTCGATGAAGCGATCCGCGAGTTCAACGGCGATCCTGACCGGGTGTCACTGACTGGCGCATCGACCGGGGGAACCGGCGCCCTGAATATCGCAGTCGCGAATCCCGATCGGTTCGCCGCGGCATTCCCGATCTCCACGGCCATTCACATCTCGCCGCAGGCGATCCCGGGCCGGCCTCTTCCGATCTGGAACTTCTTCAACGCGGGGGATTCCTCGATCCTCGTGAGGGAGGCCCGGACCGCGCGGAAACGACAGTACGAGGCGGGAATGAGCCCGCTCGTCACGGAGTTCAATCAGGGGGGACACAACGCCTGGGATGCGGCGTATTCGTCTCCCGCTCTCTACGAATGGCTCCTGCAACAAAAGCGTGGCCAATCCGATCCGTTCGCGCCCTACCGGTTTCTTGCTCCCCAAAAGGGGATTGCGGAATGGACGAGCGAGGAGGGTTCGCACTGGTTGGCCGATGGCGATGAGTTCATTGCTCCGCCGGGCGACAGCCGAAGAGAACTGACCTCCCCTGCCTTCACGGGGGACTGGGCCGTCCACGTGGACGCGCAGCTTGGCCCGGGCCATGCCGCGACGGTGGCGCTGCGGGACGCCCAGGGGGGACGCGCCGAATTGGGTCTTGTGCTCAGCAGCGACGGATTTGCCGAACTGACATCGTCCGGCAAGGCGGCCGTCACCATTGATGCCACCGCACAGCGGGCATTGCGGCGGGGCTGGAATGACATCCGGTTGCAGAGTTCGCAGGGGCGGTTGTCCGTGCTGCTGAACGGGTGGCGGGCGCTGACGGATGTCGACCTGCCGCTGGCCTGGCCTGTGCGGTTGTCGCTCGTGAAGCCGGCGGGCGACGTGCGGACGCGGTTCCGGTTCCTGCGCGTCTCCGGGGCGATGGAGGGCGCGAACCGGTGA
- the pruA gene encoding L-glutamate gamma-semialdehyde dehydrogenase, which yields MASRKKTETSTTSSRKAPIPAEQRSDADQQATIAAGLAPTFESNRPTIFFNEPLADFSQDEQLEAMQEALQLVEDSLGEEYPLLINGKLIETRAKLTSRNPSHKKQVVGTSGSATKDHAVQAVEAAKRAFKSWSRMDPSLRAEYLEVIASEMRGRRYELAAWEVYECGKPWADADADVAEAIDFCMYYADQMRQLTQPLNADVDGEENSYHYRARGVAVVIAPWNFPLAILCGMTAAAMVTGNTVVMKPAEQSPVIAAKFMQIIRDAGVPDGVVNFLPGVGEDVGPVLVNHPDVDIIAFTGSRAVGLQINESAARTTPEQHSVRRVISEMGGKNAIIVDDDADLDEAVVGVIHSAFGYAGQKCSACSRVIVLEPIYDRFIDRLKEATESLVVAAVENPAAWMGPVIDEESLNRINDYIAIGNEEAKPLVAKEVGKLAGEGYFVGPHIFTDVDPGSRLAQHEIFGPVLAVMKVKTFEEALDIANNTEYALTGGVFSRSPQRLAKARAEMQVGNLYLNRGITGAVVQRHPFGGYKMSGIGSKAGGRDYLTQFMIPVSVCENTLRRGFAPSTDEAPAE from the coding sequence ATGGCGTCACGGAAGAAGACTGAGACATCGACCACCTCCAGCCGCAAGGCGCCGATTCCCGCGGAGCAGCGGAGCGACGCGGACCAGCAGGCGACGATCGCCGCGGGACTGGCGCCGACGTTCGAGTCGAACCGGCCGACGATCTTTTTCAACGAGCCTCTGGCCGATTTCTCGCAGGACGAACAGCTCGAAGCGATGCAGGAGGCGCTGCAGCTCGTCGAGGATTCGCTGGGCGAGGAGTATCCGCTCCTGATCAACGGCAAGCTGATCGAGACGCGGGCGAAGCTCACCTCACGAAACCCTTCGCACAAGAAGCAGGTGGTGGGGACTTCCGGGTCGGCGACGAAAGACCACGCGGTCCAGGCGGTGGAAGCCGCGAAGCGGGCGTTCAAGTCGTGGTCGCGGATGGATCCGAGCCTGCGGGCGGAGTATCTGGAGGTCATCGCGTCGGAAATGCGCGGTCGCCGGTACGAACTGGCGGCGTGGGAAGTTTACGAATGCGGGAAGCCGTGGGCGGATGCGGACGCGGACGTCGCCGAGGCGATCGACTTCTGCATGTATTACGCCGATCAGATGCGGCAGCTGACGCAGCCGCTGAACGCGGACGTCGACGGCGAAGAGAACAGCTATCACTATCGGGCACGCGGGGTGGCGGTGGTGATTGCCCCGTGGAATTTTCCGCTGGCAATCCTGTGCGGCATGACGGCGGCCGCGATGGTCACTGGAAACACCGTCGTGATGAAGCCGGCCGAGCAGTCGCCGGTGATCGCCGCCAAGTTCATGCAGATCATCCGCGACGCGGGGGTTCCCGACGGCGTGGTGAACTTCCTGCCGGGCGTTGGTGAAGACGTGGGACCGGTCCTCGTGAATCATCCTGACGTGGACATCATCGCGTTCACCGGCTCGCGGGCGGTTGGCCTGCAGATCAACGAATCGGCCGCGCGGACCACCCCCGAGCAGCACTCCGTCCGCCGCGTAATCTCGGAGATGGGGGGCAAGAACGCGATCATCGTGGATGATGACGCCGACCTCGACGAAGCGGTCGTCGGCGTGATTCACAGCGCCTTCGGGTATGCGGGGCAGAAATGCTCGGCCTGCTCGCGGGTCATCGTTCTGGAGCCGATCTACGACCGGTTCATCGACCGGCTGAAAGAAGCGACGGAGAGCCTTGTCGTCGCGGCCGTGGAGAATCCCGCCGCGTGGATGGGCCCGGTCATCGATGAAGAATCGCTGAACCGGATCAACGACTACATCGCCATCGGCAACGAAGAGGCGAAGCCGCTGGTCGCGAAAGAGGTGGGGAAACTTGCGGGTGAAGGATACTTCGTGGGCCCGCACATCTTCACGGACGTCGACCCGGGTTCCCGCCTCGCGCAGCACGAGATCTTCGGGCCGGTGCTCGCGGTGATGAAGGTGAAGACGTTCGAGGAAGCGCTCGACATCGCCAACAACACGGAATACGCGCTGACCGGCGGGGTGTTCAGTCGGAGTCCGCAGCGGCTCGCCAAGGCGAGGGCGGAAATGCAGGTCGGAAACCTGTATCTGAATCGCGGGATTACGGGCGCCGTCGTCCAGCGACATCCGTTTGGCGGATACAAGATGTCGGGGATCGGATCGAAGGCAGGGGGACGGGACTACCTCACCCAGTTCATGATTCCCGTCAGCGTCTGCGAGAACACACTGCGACGCGGGTTTGCTCCTTCGACGGACGAGGCGCCGGCGGAGTAG
- a CDS encoding 3'-5' exoribonuclease YhaM family protein, producing MPRQYVNTLTDGTPVDEIFLLVDKQLRANRNADLYLLAQLRDKTGQVSGLLWNVSEDSVGHIRQGDYVKVRGKVQVFQGNLQLILRDIDHVPDAAVDPKEFEMESTVNSDRLLPRLQELIDSISPPPLREVLQSFIDDTELRPLLLKAPAGIRLHHAYHGGLLEHIVSLMEVASRISDLYPRVDFNLVLAGVFLHDIGKVRELGFETTFLYTDEGQLLGHLSIGVEMLTEKIRAWEDRKGESFPEEIALRLKHMILSHHGSHDFGSPKLPMTPEAVVLHYLDTLDAKVHEFVALIDSDPNSQSSWTPFQSSIQRKVFKGVVPGRT from the coding sequence ATGCCCAGGCAATACGTCAATACACTCACGGACGGCACCCCCGTCGACGAAATCTTTCTCCTCGTCGATAAGCAGCTGCGCGCCAACCGCAACGCCGATCTGTATCTGCTGGCGCAGCTGCGGGACAAAACAGGGCAGGTCAGCGGACTCCTCTGGAACGTGTCCGAAGATTCGGTCGGGCACATCCGCCAGGGCGACTACGTCAAGGTCCGCGGAAAAGTGCAGGTCTTCCAGGGCAACCTGCAGTTGATCCTCCGGGACATCGACCATGTCCCCGACGCCGCCGTCGACCCCAAGGAATTCGAAATGGAGTCGACGGTCAATTCCGATCGCCTCCTCCCCAGGCTGCAGGAGTTGATCGACTCCATCTCACCGCCGCCCCTCCGGGAAGTCCTCCAGTCATTCATTGACGACACCGAGCTTCGGCCGCTGCTCCTCAAGGCGCCCGCCGGCATCCGCCTGCACCACGCCTATCACGGCGGTCTGCTCGAGCACATCGTCAGCCTGATGGAAGTCGCCTCTCGCATCAGCGACCTCTATCCCCGCGTCGACTTCAACCTCGTTCTCGCCGGCGTCTTTCTGCACGACATCGGCAAGGTCCGTGAACTCGGATTCGAAACCACCTTCCTGTACACCGACGAAGGGCAGCTGCTCGGGCACCTCTCCATCGGCGTCGAAATGCTGACGGAGAAAATCCGGGCCTGGGAAGACCGCAAGGGAGAGAGCTTCCCCGAAGAAATCGCCCTGCGCCTCAAACACATGATTCTCAGCCATCACGGCAGTCATGACTTCGGAAGCCCGAAGCTTCCGATGACTCCCGAAGCCGTGGTGCTGCACTATCTCGACACGCTCGACGCCAAGGTGCACGAGTTCGTCGCCCTCATCGACAGCGATCCCAATTCGCAGTCCAGCTGGACCCCGTTCCAGTCGAGTATTCAGCGGAAGGTGTTTAAAGGAGTTGTTCCGGGCCGAACCTGA
- the argF gene encoding ornithine carbamoyltransferase yields the protein MKNLTTMSSLEPKDTARLLELAAGLKQKWAKGERPALLENRVLTQVFEKPSLRTRVSFEAAMQQLGGSSIFLSSADAGLNGRESTADVARVLGSYSDAIVLRTFKQDLIEDFAKYSRSPVINGLSDDDHPCQALTDLFTMQEHFGPVKGLTLAYVGDGNNVARSLAIACAQLGVHFHIGAPQGYQLSEQFEKDLKARYPSFVYMQTDDAKAAVKGAQIVYTDVWASMGQEAEKEHRARVFASYQVNSDLMKAAGPKAKFMHCLPARRGLEVTDEVMESPASIVFPQAENRMHLAKAVLVDLILPRKT from the coding sequence ATGAAGAATCTCACGACGATGTCGTCGCTGGAACCGAAGGATACCGCCCGGTTGCTCGAGCTCGCGGCCGGGTTGAAGCAGAAATGGGCGAAGGGCGAACGTCCGGCCCTGCTGGAAAACCGCGTTCTGACGCAGGTCTTCGAAAAACCGTCGCTTCGCACGCGAGTCAGCTTTGAAGCCGCCATGCAGCAGCTCGGTGGCAGCTCCATCTTCCTCAGTTCGGCCGACGCTGGCCTCAATGGACGGGAATCGACCGCCGACGTCGCCCGGGTGCTCGGCAGCTACTCCGACGCGATCGTCCTGCGCACTTTCAAGCAGGATCTCATCGAAGACTTTGCAAAGTACTCACGCAGTCCGGTCATCAACGGACTGTCGGATGACGACCACCCCTGTCAGGCGCTCACCGACCTGTTCACGATGCAGGAACACTTCGGCCCTGTGAAAGGTCTGACGCTGGCCTACGTGGGAGACGGCAACAACGTCGCGCGCTCTCTGGCGATTGCGTGCGCCCAGCTGGGCGTCCACTTCCACATCGGCGCTCCCCAGGGCTACCAGCTCTCCGAGCAGTTCGAGAAAGATCTGAAGGCCAGGTACCCGTCGTTCGTCTACATGCAGACCGACGACGCGAAGGCCGCCGTCAAAGGCGCCCAGATCGTCTACACCGATGTCTGGGCCAGCATGGGCCAGGAAGCCGAGAAGGAGCACCGGGCCAGGGTCTTCGCCTCCTACCAGGTGAACTCCGACCTGATGAAAGCCGCGGGACCGAAGGCGAAGTTCATGCACTGCCTCCCCGCGCGGCGCGGGCTCGAAGTGACCGATGAAGTCATGGAGTCGCCCGCCAGCATCGTGTTTCCGCAGGCGGAGAACCGGATGCACCTCGCCAAGGCCGTCCTGGTTGACCTGATCCTGCCCAGGAAGACCTGA
- a CDS encoding glycoside hydrolase family 38 N-terminal domain-containing protein, producing MTYDELVVLVPCHSLEDFPTELGEAPAESLLNAFAAAWHPALLFHSGALPQWKRADDYYDAPLPSVKRLVFVPQPSEDWLGHDALDQLREGGSIVIKGLHKRSEYVDAALADVDPVPAALASDPELIADFHALGITWLMTELLTRHMRNIADVDRTRLEAETIAAAKAAMAGDRPAAERHLQRAFETLLECRERFYPVDCWLIDLCLISPAQANAHFERLCSHPTPFSLVAAAEEIAQIQKENPALVQQIQEGLAAERIGLVGGDWRETGGVLRSIQHSLWNMERGRSEMKRVLGAPAKVWGRRRYGLSAFLPQLALRNGAEGALHFVMDDGIYPDDEQTKFRWQGCDGSVIDAISRIPLPGDSASSFLRLPQRMAESMDNDHAAALIFARWPELRTPFLDDLRRADRYSPVLGRFTTLDRFLTQTEMPGRMETYRPGSYFSPFLVQAVARQQPDPISRYLREWNLRHSVEAVTWCADMASLLITGVPDRSEATQLRDSLELVDPDAGQGAHDELASQVADLEATAASRLRDVIAPGGPGDAGWLVVNPWSFARKAVVTVPADEGFLTAGDAVSPVHATADESSAIVELPPCGFTWIPRSEHAPPSGERPKFPSAEGLLLRNEFFEVILSDATGGIAQIRTFRRSPNRLSQQLAFRFPRERTISTGEGEGAESYKSYYTEMQLKESRVIDDSPTVGAIETIGSLVDQVSGEALADFQQVTRVRRGRPVVEIEIELTPKREPEGDPWSNYFGVRWAWKWESVAVSRSIFQTAHVLGDEQRFESPHFIEIADDNDRTTIVTNGLPFHRKIGPRMVDTLLLTAGENRRRFRFDIAIDERYPLQTALDIMSPPLVLRCAKKPAVPEAWLMHVSARNVVVLGMRPLDPDGQGVVPQGCIVRLLETEGRHRAFALKTFRSPSAARQRDFIGQTIQQCRVAGDETTVEIAPYEICDIELTF from the coding sequence ATGACTTACGACGAACTCGTTGTCCTCGTCCCCTGCCACAGCCTTGAGGACTTCCCCACCGAGCTGGGCGAGGCCCCTGCGGAATCGTTGTTGAATGCCTTCGCGGCTGCGTGGCATCCGGCGCTCCTCTTCCACTCCGGGGCGCTGCCGCAGTGGAAGCGCGCCGACGACTACTACGACGCCCCGCTCCCTTCCGTGAAGCGGCTGGTCTTCGTCCCCCAGCCGAGCGAAGACTGGCTCGGACATGACGCCCTCGATCAGCTCCGCGAAGGGGGCTCGATTGTCATCAAGGGCCTGCACAAGCGGTCCGAGTATGTCGACGCCGCGCTCGCGGATGTCGATCCCGTTCCAGCGGCCCTGGCGTCCGATCCCGAACTCATCGCCGATTTTCATGCGCTCGGCATCACCTGGCTGATGACGGAGTTGCTCACCCGGCACATGCGCAACATCGCGGATGTCGACCGGACCCGCCTCGAGGCCGAGACGATCGCGGCCGCCAAGGCCGCCATGGCGGGCGACCGGCCAGCCGCCGAACGGCACCTCCAGCGAGCCTTCGAAACGCTCCTCGAATGTCGCGAACGGTTCTATCCCGTCGACTGCTGGCTCATCGATCTCTGCCTCATCAGCCCCGCGCAGGCCAATGCGCACTTCGAACGCCTGTGCTCCCACCCCACCCCCTTCAGCCTGGTGGCCGCCGCGGAAGAGATCGCTCAGATCCAGAAGGAAAACCCCGCGCTCGTCCAGCAGATTCAGGAAGGCCTGGCCGCCGAACGCATCGGCCTCGTCGGCGGCGATTGGCGCGAAACCGGCGGTGTCCTCCGGTCGATCCAGCATTCCCTCTGGAACATGGAACGCGGCCGCTCCGAGATGAAGCGCGTGCTCGGCGCGCCGGCGAAAGTCTGGGGACGCCGGCGCTATGGACTGAGCGCCTTCCTGCCGCAACTCGCCCTCCGAAACGGAGCCGAAGGAGCCCTCCACTTTGTCATGGATGACGGGATCTACCCCGATGACGAACAGACGAAGTTCCGCTGGCAGGGCTGCGATGGCTCGGTGATCGACGCCATCAGCCGCATTCCTCTCCCCGGCGACAGTGCCTCCAGCTTCCTCCGCCTCCCCCAGCGGATGGCCGAATCGATGGATAACGACCACGCGGCCGCGCTCATCTTCGCCCGCTGGCCCGAACTCCGCACCCCCTTCCTCGACGACCTCCGCCGGGCCGATCGCTACAGCCCCGTGCTCGGCCGGTTCACGACGCTCGACCGCTTTCTCACGCAGACCGAGATGCCCGGGCGGATGGAGACCTACAGGCCGGGAAGCTACTTCTCCCCATTCCTCGTGCAGGCCGTCGCCCGCCAGCAGCCCGACCCCATCAGCCGCTACCTGCGCGAATGGAACCTGCGGCACTCCGTCGAGGCAGTCACCTGGTGCGCCGATATGGCGTCCCTGTTGATCACAGGCGTCCCCGATCGGTCCGAGGCGACCCAGCTCCGCGACTCCCTCGAACTCGTCGACCCGGACGCCGGCCAGGGTGCTCACGACGAACTCGCTTCTCAGGTCGCCGATCTCGAAGCCACGGCCGCCTCCCGGCTCCGCGACGTGATCGCCCCGGGCGGGCCCGGCGACGCGGGTTGGCTCGTCGTCAACCCGTGGTCCTTCGCCCGCAAGGCCGTCGTCACCGTCCCGGCTGACGAGGGATTCCTCACGGCCGGCGACGCGGTTTCCCCGGTGCATGCCACCGCCGATGAGTCATCGGCCATCGTCGAACTCCCTCCCTGTGGTTTCACGTGGATTCCACGGTCCGAACATGCGCCCCCTTCCGGAGAACGCCCGAAGTTCCCCTCCGCGGAAGGCCTCCTGCTGCGCAACGAGTTTTTCGAAGTGATCCTCAGCGATGCCACCGGCGGGATCGCGCAGATTCGCACGTTTCGCCGCAGCCCCAATCGTCTCAGCCAGCAGCTCGCCTTCCGCTTCCCGCGGGAACGCACGATCTCAACCGGTGAAGGAGAAGGGGCCGAGAGCTACAAGTCGTACTACACCGAGATGCAGCTCAAGGAGTCGCGGGTCATCGACGACTCGCCCACTGTCGGCGCGATCGAAACCATCGGCTCGCTGGTCGACCAGGTCTCCGGCGAAGCACTGGCCGATTTCCAGCAGGTCACCCGCGTCCGTCGCGGAAGGCCGGTCGTCGAGATCGAGATCGAACTCACCCCGAAGCGCGAACCCGAAGGAGATCCGTGGTCGAACTACTTCGGTGTTCGCTGGGCCTGGAAGTGGGAGTCGGTCGCTGTCTCCCGCAGCATCTTCCAGACCGCGCATGTCCTCGGCGATGAGCAGCGGTTCGAGTCCCCCCATTTCATCGAGATCGCCGACGACAACGACCGGACGACCATCGTCACGAACGGTCTCCCGTTTCATCGGAAGATCGGCCCGCGAATGGTCGACACCCTGCTCCTCACGGCCGGGGAGAACCGTCGCCGGTTCCGCTTCGACATCGCCATCGATGAACGCTACCCCCTGCAGACGGCGCTCGACATCATGTCCCCGCCGCTCGTCCTGCGGTGTGCGAAGAAACCGGCTGTTCCCGAAGCCTGGCTGATGCACGTCAGCGCCCGGAACGTCGTCGTTCTGGGTATGCGCCCCCTCGACCCCGATGGGCAGGGAGTCGTTCCGCAGGGCTGCATCGTCCGGCTCCTGGAAACGGAAGGGCGCCACCGCGCGTTTGCCCTGAAAACATTCCGCTCTCCGTCGGCCGCCCGCCAGCGCGACTTCATCGGTCAGACCATCCAGCAATGCCGTGTCGCCGGCGACGAAACCACCGTCGAAATCGCCCCCTACGAAATCTGCGATATCGAACTGACGTTCTGA